The following coding sequences are from one Carcharodon carcharias isolate sCarCar2 chromosome 13, sCarCar2.pri, whole genome shotgun sequence window:
- the mest gene encoding mesoderm-specific transcript homolog protein isoform X2 has product MKEWWIQVALLAAPLIAVYLHLPPPSLSPSLYSWRMAGAFFTFKDHRIFYRDSVGAVGSSDIVILLHGFPTSSYDWHKIWEGLMLRFNRVIALDFLGFGFSDKPRLHRYSIFEQADIVQQLMMELGLAQQKINILAHDYGDTVALELLYRSEHSKPGHLMIKSLCLSNGGIFPETNHPRFIQKLLKDSGYFSPIFTRLMNYYFFSKGISAVFGPHTQPTNAEYWDMWTMVRVNDGNLVMDSVLQFINQRWKYRDRWVKILTSTSVPLHLIYGPLDCVNPHPEFLDLYQCQVSVQGY; this is encoded by the exons ATGAAAGAGTGGTGGATCCAGGTTGCACTTCTTGCTGCACCGCTCATTGCTGTCTACCTTCATCTTCCTCCCCCAAGTCTTTCACCATCCCTCTATTCATGGAGAATGGCTGGAGCCTTCTTTACCTTCAAAGACCACCGCATATTTTACAGAG ATTCCGTGGGTGCTGTCGGCAGTTCCGACATAGTGATCCTTTTGCATGGTTTCCCAACATCGAGCTATGACTGGCACAAG ATCTGGGAAGGCTTGATGCTGAGGTTTAATCGAGTTATCGCACTAGATTTTCTTGGTTTTGGATTCAGCGATAAACCT AGGCTGCACAGATACTCCATCTTTGAGCAGGCAGATATTGTCCAGCAGCTAATGATGGAACTGGGCCTTGCTCAGCAGAAGATCAACATCCTGGCCCATGATTATGGAGACACTGTTGCACTGGAGCTGCTATACAG GTCTGAACACAGTAAACCTGGACATCTGATGATTAAGAGCCTGTGTTTGTCAAATGGAG GAATTTTTCCAGAGACAAACCACCCAAGATTTATACAGAAG CTGCTCAAAGACAGTGGGTACTTTTCACCAATCTTTACCAGACTTATGAACTACTACTTCTTTTCAAAAGG AATCAGCGCAGTATTTGGACCCCACACGCAACCCACGAATGCAGAGTACTGGGACATGTGGACCATGGTCCGTGTCAATGATGGCAACCTGGTAATGGACAG TGTTTTGCAATTTATTAATCAAAGATGGAAGTACAGAGATCGATGGGTAAAAATCCTGACTTCGACTTCTGTTCCAT TGCATTTAATCTATGGACCACTGGATTGTGTGAATCCTCATCCTGAGTTTCTGGATCTTTATCA ATGCCAAGTGAGTGTGCAAGGATATTAA
- the mest gene encoding mesoderm-specific transcript homolog protein isoform X1, with the protein MKEWWIQVALLAAPLIAVYLHLPPPSLSPSLYSWRMAGAFFTFKDHRIFYRDSVGAVGSSDIVILLHGFPTSSYDWHKIWEGLMLRFNRVIALDFLGFGFSDKPRLHRYSIFEQADIVQQLMMELGLAQQKINILAHDYGDTVALELLYRSEHSKPGHLMIKSLCLSNGGIFPETNHPRFIQKLLKDSGYFSPIFTRLMNYYFFSKGISAVFGPHTQPTNAEYWDMWTMVRVNDGNLVMDSVLQFINQRWKYRDRWVKILTSTSVPLHLIYGPLDCVNPHPEFLDLYQKLVPKSTVSVLDDHINHYPQLEDPLGFEQAYINFINSF; encoded by the exons ATGAAAGAGTGGTGGATCCAGGTTGCACTTCTTGCTGCACCGCTCATTGCTGTCTACCTTCATCTTCCTCCCCCAAGTCTTTCACCATCCCTCTATTCATGGAGAATGGCTGGAGCCTTCTTTACCTTCAAAGACCACCGCATATTTTACAGAG ATTCCGTGGGTGCTGTCGGCAGTTCCGACATAGTGATCCTTTTGCATGGTTTCCCAACATCGAGCTATGACTGGCACAAG ATCTGGGAAGGCTTGATGCTGAGGTTTAATCGAGTTATCGCACTAGATTTTCTTGGTTTTGGATTCAGCGATAAACCT AGGCTGCACAGATACTCCATCTTTGAGCAGGCAGATATTGTCCAGCAGCTAATGATGGAACTGGGCCTTGCTCAGCAGAAGATCAACATCCTGGCCCATGATTATGGAGACACTGTTGCACTGGAGCTGCTATACAG GTCTGAACACAGTAAACCTGGACATCTGATGATTAAGAGCCTGTGTTTGTCAAATGGAG GAATTTTTCCAGAGACAAACCACCCAAGATTTATACAGAAG CTGCTCAAAGACAGTGGGTACTTTTCACCAATCTTTACCAGACTTATGAACTACTACTTCTTTTCAAAAGG AATCAGCGCAGTATTTGGACCCCACACGCAACCCACGAATGCAGAGTACTGGGACATGTGGACCATGGTCCGTGTCAATGATGGCAACCTGGTAATGGACAG TGTTTTGCAATTTATTAATCAAAGATGGAAGTACAGAGATCGATGGGTAAAAATCCTGACTTCGACTTCTGTTCCAT TGCATTTAATCTATGGACCACTGGATTGTGTGAATCCTCATCCTGAGTTTCTGGATCTTTATCA GAAGTTGGTACCGAAGTCAACAGTGTCAGTTCTCGATGACCATATCAATCATTACCCTCAACTTGAGGACCCTTTGGGTTTTGAACAAGCCTACATTAACTTCATCAACTCCTTCTGA
- the mest gene encoding mesoderm-specific transcript homolog protein isoform X3 — protein sequence MKEWWIQVALLAAPLIAVYLHLPPPSLSPSLYSWRMAGAFFTFKDHRIFYRDSVGAVGSSDIVILLHGFPTSSYDWHKIWEGLMLRFNRVIALDFLGFGFSDKPRLHRYSIFEQADIVQQLMMELGLAQQKINILAHDYGDTVALELLYRSEHSKPGHLMIKSLCLSNGGIFPETNHPRFIQKLLKDSGYFSPIFTRLMNYYFFSKGISAVFGPHTQPTNAEYWDMWTMVRVNDGNLVMDSVLQFINQRWKYRDRWVKILTSTSVPLHLIYGPLDCVNPHPEFLDLYQENAA from the exons ATGAAAGAGTGGTGGATCCAGGTTGCACTTCTTGCTGCACCGCTCATTGCTGTCTACCTTCATCTTCCTCCCCCAAGTCTTTCACCATCCCTCTATTCATGGAGAATGGCTGGAGCCTTCTTTACCTTCAAAGACCACCGCATATTTTACAGAG ATTCCGTGGGTGCTGTCGGCAGTTCCGACATAGTGATCCTTTTGCATGGTTTCCCAACATCGAGCTATGACTGGCACAAG ATCTGGGAAGGCTTGATGCTGAGGTTTAATCGAGTTATCGCACTAGATTTTCTTGGTTTTGGATTCAGCGATAAACCT AGGCTGCACAGATACTCCATCTTTGAGCAGGCAGATATTGTCCAGCAGCTAATGATGGAACTGGGCCTTGCTCAGCAGAAGATCAACATCCTGGCCCATGATTATGGAGACACTGTTGCACTGGAGCTGCTATACAG GTCTGAACACAGTAAACCTGGACATCTGATGATTAAGAGCCTGTGTTTGTCAAATGGAG GAATTTTTCCAGAGACAAACCACCCAAGATTTATACAGAAG CTGCTCAAAGACAGTGGGTACTTTTCACCAATCTTTACCAGACTTATGAACTACTACTTCTTTTCAAAAGG AATCAGCGCAGTATTTGGACCCCACACGCAACCCACGAATGCAGAGTACTGGGACATGTGGACCATGGTCCGTGTCAATGATGGCAACCTGGTAATGGACAG TGTTTTGCAATTTATTAATCAAAGATGGAAGTACAGAGATCGATGGGTAAAAATCCTGACTTCGACTTCTGTTCCAT TGCATTTAATCTATGGACCACTGGATTGTGTGAATCCTCATCCTGAGTTTCTGGATCTTTATCA